Within Cyanobacteria bacterium GSL.Bin1, the genomic segment TTGGTTTACTGCGTAAATCTACTTTCAAACTTACTCAATAATTGCAAAGTTATTTGTCTTCTTTTTGTGAGCCTTCTTAACTGCTTTTTCAATTTTTGGATAAAGACTTTGGCTTCGTTGTATTTTTTCTGAGCGCGATCGCGCTTCCAAGAAGATAGCAACGATCACGCATTTCATTTCCTAATCCCAATTAGTTATCCGGTGACTCAGATTTGGGCTGGGTTGCACTCATTAAACCCGCTTGCACACTGGCTTTTTTCGCTTGTTCCGCTGCGGCTTCAGCTTTGGCTTCCGCGACAATATCCCCGATGGATTCTCCAGTTTCCGCGATCGCGCCTTTGGTTTTTTCATAGAAACCGACTCCGCTTTTAATCGCTGCTTTGGCAAAGGGCTTGACGAGGGGAATCACTGTGGGGGCGAGAATCGCTGCGCCTAAGCCAATGGCTAAGGTTTGCATGGGGTGATTGGTCACGCGATTGGTGACTTGATTGAAGAGAG encodes:
- a CDS encoding DUF5132 domain-containing protein, whose product is MQPNGHSLFNQVTNRVTNHPMQTLAIGLGAAILAPTVIPLVKPFAKAAIKSGVGFYEKTKGAIAETGESIGDIVAEAKAEAAAEQAKKASVQAGLMSATQPKSESPDN